The sequence ccagaggagattttcagaaaataatttctaagagtcacatctgttcaaatggtttttgaatggccatcaaaggtctatttatatgtgacttggaacatgaatttgcttagagtttttctaaacaaaaagtcttatcctctaaaacattccttggccaaaacacttgcaactcaataaggaattatttgagtgctccattgttcaatctatctctttcaagagagatttcttcttctgttCTTCTTACATTTGAAAAGGGATTAatagaccgagggtctcttgttgtaaagcaatctgaacacaaaggaagggttgtccttgtgtggttaagaacttgtaaagggttttttacaagatagtgaaactttcaagcgggttgcttggggactggacgtaggcacaagggtgtggccgaaccagtataaaattgagttgcactttctcttcccttaactGCTTGTATTTATGGTTGCTTTACAAGTACATTCGAAATGTTATTTTGAATCATCTTTTAGAAATCTATCTTTAAAAGGAACTTGGAACTTGGGTTAAAATcaagtagaatttttaatttagggatagtttgtgatatcttaattcaaccccccattcttaagatatctgaggccacttgtctaacaagtggtatcagagatTCATTCttatataaagtttagaagcttcaagaataatggcctcagcaaacttcttattcccagaaggaaattcaataaataggcctcctatttttaatagagagggttaccactactgaaAAATCCAAATGCAAATCttcattgaggcaatagacttaaacatttgggaagccatagaagtaggaccttatgtacccaccatgGTGGCTGGAAatgcaacaatagaaaaacctagagaagagtggactgaagatgaaagaagattagtgcagtacaatttaaaggctaaaaacataattacttctgccctaggaatggatgaatactttagggtttcaaattgtaagagtgctaaagATATGTGAGACACTCTACAAGTTACACATGAGGGAACAACTGATGTCAAAtgatctaggataaatactttaactcatgagtatgaattatttaggatgaagacaaatgaaagtatacaagatatgcagaaaagattcacacatatagttaatcatcttgcatcattaggaagaATATTTCCAAACAAGGATCTCATAAATAAAGTGTTAAGATGTCTAAGTAGAGAGTGGAAACCAAAGGTAACAACCATCATAGAATCTAGAGATTTGTCtattatgtctcttgctacactatttggaaaattataggaacatgagatggagttgcaaagactaaatcaacatgaagaaaatgataagaagaagaagggaattgctcttaaagcctcatcttcaatccaagaggaAAGTGACatagaagattcaattgacttagatgaagatgaagatcttagcctctttgtcaaaagattcaacaaatttattagaatgagaggaaatcaaagaagacaaaacttcaaacctaaaagaaggactGAAGAGTCATTTCAAACTCgaaaatgctttgagtgcaatcaacccgGACATCTGAGGGCTGATTGTCCAATCTTTaagaaaagaatagagaagTCAGAAAAGAAGACTATTGGAGAAAAGAAGACAAAGAAGgcctacatcacatgggatgataaTGACTTAGAATCgtctgatgattctgaaaaagaaatgattaatctatgtctaatgggcaaaaactatgaaagcgacaaagaggtaacatcttctaacaaatctatttcttttgatgagttacaagatgcatttgctgaattACATagtgaatcaattaaactagcaaaacttgtttcttcatctaagaaaacaatttcagatttagagaaagaaatttcaaaattaaacaaagaaatagatcttcttaaaattgaagtttcaatctctaaatCTAGTGATAAAGTTCATGTTTCTACTATGactaatgaaaaagtaaattcaTGTAAATGTTGTAGCAAATAtctagaagaaattaaaaatttgaaaaactcacttgcaaaattttctattaGCAAGAATAacctagatgtcatattaggaaatcaAAGATGTATTCTTGATAAAGCAGGAATTGGATACAAaccagaaaaacaacaaaagttttacaaaagtttcttttcttcctcacaaaaatataattctcctttcattacatgtttttattgtaGAAGAAAAGGACATGGAACATCTACTtgctattttaagaaaaattgtaaCAACATTAAGatgatttgggtcccaaaaggatccatTGTTCACACTAACATTCAAGGACCCAAAAAAAATTGGGTACCTAAGTCGCAATGTTAATCGTGTAGGAACCATTAAGGAAaaaatggtacatagatagtgggtgctcaaaacatatgacgggagatgcatcaaagttcacacatatctctcccaagaaaagcgggcatgcaacttatggtgacaacaacaaaggtagaattcttggagttggaaaaataggtacgaactcttcaaactccattgaaaatgttctacttgttgaaggccttaagcacaacttgtttagtgttagtcaattatgtgataaaggctatctagtatcatttgattctcaaaaatgtctcattgaacataaacatgatactaatataaagcatatagggtttagagtcaacaatgtttatatgatagacttaagtcaaaaactacataataatcaatgttttcttagcaaagatgatgatccatggctgTGGCATAAAcaaattgctcacataaacatggaacacttaaataaattaatttcaaaagatttagttgttgctTTAcctaaactaaaatttgaaaaagatagactgtgtgatgcatgccaaaaggaaaaacaaactagagtttcattcaaatccaaaaacattgtgtcaactactcaaccattacaattgttacttatggatttgtttggtccttctagaattatgagttttggtggaagctattatgctcttgtcattgttgatgattattctagatattctagaatgatgcatttcaagcatttaggaaacttgcaaaagttattcaaagtaagaaaaatctaaaaattatatctattaggagtgatcatgggggtgagtttgaaaataaagaatttgatttattttgtgataaacatggcattgaacataacttttctgcacctagaacccctctacaaaatggagttgttgaaaggaaaaacaggtctttggaagaaattgctagaactttattaaatgatactcctcttccaaaatatttatgGGTTGAAGTCGTTAATAATGCATGCTATATCATGAacagggctttaataagacccatttaaaagaaaactccatatgaactgTTCAATGGTAggaaaccaaacatctcacatcttcatgtttttggttgcaagtgttttgtattaaacaatggaaaagaaaacttaggaaagtttgatgctaaatcagatgaaggaattttccttggttattctttgcatagtaaagcttatagaatataaaataagagaacaatgacaattgaagaatcaattcgtgtttcctttgatgagtctaatgttatttctccaagaaaggatattttagatgatattgcataatctttagaacaaatgcatattcatggagaagattctaaaggaaaaggagaaagaagcaatgaagatcctccaatagaagtcaaagcaaataataatcttccaagagagtggaaaacttcaagagatcatccccttaACAACagtattggtgatatctcaaaaggggtaacaactagacactctctcaaagatttatgtaataacatggcttttgtatctatgattgaacctaaaaatttaaatgaagccataatagatgaaaaTTGGATAATATCTATGCaggaagaactaaaccaatttgaaagaaataatgtttgggagTTAGTTGAGAAACCTGAAAACTACCCAATCATTGGGACAAAATGGgtgtttagaaataaattagatgaaaatggcataattattagaaataaggctagattagtcgccaaaggatataatcaagaagaggggatAGATTACgaggaaacatatgctccagttgctagattagaagccatcagaatgttattagcctatgcatccataatggactttaagctttatcaaatggatgtaaaaagtgcattcttaaatggctttattcaagaggaagtatatgtaAATCAACCCCCTGGATTTGAAAACTCATACAAGCCTAATCatgtttttagattaaaaaaaggctttatatggcttaaagcaagcccctagggcttggtatgagcgtctgagtaagttccttttagaaaaggatttctctagaggcaaagtagatactactcttttcataaagagaaaattacatgatattttattggttaaaatttatgttgatgatattatttttggatctactaatgaattattgtgaaaggaattctctcatgacatgcaaagtgagtttgaaatgtcaatgatgggagaacttaatttctttcttggattacaaattaaacaaaccaagaCTGGAATTTTTGttaatcaatccaagtactacAAAGAGTTAATTCACATATTcgggatggaaaatgctaagcacatggctacaccaatgagcactgcttgctatttagataaagatgaaaccgatcagtcaatagatgttaagcaatatcgaggtatgatcagatcccttctttatttatcctctagcagacctgatataatgtttagtgtgtgtctatgtgctagatttcaatcaaatcccaaacagtcacatcttaatgccgttaaaagaatcataagatatttgttaggcactatgaatataggtttatggtatcctaggaattccacatgcaccttaataggatactctgattcaaactttgccggttctaaaacagatagaaagagcacaagtcgaacttgtcaattcattggatctgctctagtctcttggcatagtaagaaacaaaatagtgttgttttatccactgcagaagcggaatatatttctgccggcagttgttgtgcacagatattatggatgaagcaacaactctctgactatggaatccttcttgaccatatacctattaggtgtgataatacaagtgcaatcaaTCTTTCCATaaatccagttcaacattctggaaccaaacatatagaaattagacaccattttctaagagatcatgttttgaagggagattgtgtactagaatttgttgatacaaagaatcagcttgctaatatcttcacaaaacctctccccaaagaaacattcttttccattagaagagaattaggtctattagatattagtgatttggataaataagaattgattgattatatttgATTCTAACGTTTTGATTATGTCTGATTGGTGTGTTATTGTGTGATTGATGCTTGTTTGATTGAATTAAAATGAGTATCAGTATTGATGATTGATATAGTTAGATGtttttagcatagacatagataatttttagaagaaaaaacctAGTtagtgttctggtaatcgattatcattacgtgtaatcgattacacaagaacagatagtctgtaatcgattacagcaacctgtaatcgattaccagaaggctaagcgctcctgtaatcgattaccaaaccttgtaatcgattaaaaaatGTCCTcttctataaataggcatgtTTCAGAAGCTGCAGTCACGAAAACTTCGAGCTACGACGCCCCCTTTCTCCCAAAACTTCCAACCATCATATCTCACTCGTTTCTCAACGAAATCACCTCCCACAAAGcctttttttcatcattttcgaTTCTCTTTCATTCCAACTGATCAAAATCTTCaataacttcatcaaatggatgaATCATCCTAGAAGCGCAAGGGTTCATCCACCTCCGCTGCGGCAACTAGAACACCACGTCCCGGAGCCACCGGTGCATCCTCGGCACCAATTCCACCTTCCTTGTCATCCTCTACACTGTTTTCATTTGATGAACAGCATATTCGATACTCTTATCTCGTCAAATTCTCGATCCCAAATATCTTGACCTAGAATTCTTTGATGAGGAAacatttgattgctatcaaatGTTTCAAAACATTGGTCTGATTCCTTTTATGTCATTAAAATTACCATATTATCCTGAGTTAGTACGAGTCTTttactcaaatttgaaaatccAGGATGGAACTTTaatttctgaggtgcatggtattcctatgGTTATTGATGagtctattttcttttctctgacACAACTACCCAGTCAGGGTGCACCTTTTGTGGGCACCATTGTTGACAACTGGAAGTTTGATTACTCTAGTCATGATGCCCGTCGCATGGTCTGCATTGACCAGGCAGATATGACCGGTAGACTGCTTTCCGGGTCATTGACATTTGATTGTCGCATCCTGcactatatcattgttagaattttgatgCCTCATTCTTCTAATCTAGCttaagcctctgaggaggacttgattCTGATGTGGGCTTCTTGACCAGTTGTCcaatcgactgggcccatttgatTCGTTaccgcatgcataaggcattgcggtCTAGTGAACCTCTACCTTACCCTCAGCTTGTGACTttatttcttcaacattttgaaattccttTGAATTCTGAGCCCTTTGTGCAAGTTAAACGTTCATTTGCTATTGGTGTCGGTGCGGTAACCTCCTTCGACTACCATAAGGACATGGATGGGCAATGGTTGAAGAAGGATGTGCAACCTCcgcaagatgaacgtactccctCTCCTCTGCCTCAACGAGATGACTCCTCAGCCCTCATGCATGAAGTTTTTTCGGAGTTACGAGGCCCCCACACCTATGTTGGTGAGCGCTTTGATTCCTTGGATGGTTGTATCGATGTCATTGATGCTCGCTTTGCAGGCATGGATACCCACATCACTTAGCTTGAGGAGGATGTAAGTTATGTTCGTCAGTGCTTCGatcttcctccaccatcttcatatatttagattattattatatttgattttatgtcgtgtatttggctatgttttttAAGACATTATTCTCTAaactttagttatatttaagtatttggCACTTAGTATTTTATGACtgaattatgtttgattttgacttgTGAATGATTATGGTTGTTATTTTTTGCCTTATGTTAATTTCCacgtactttggctttttgatgttgccaaaaggGGAGAGAAACGGGGCTTAGAAGCTTAGAAAttagaagcttagaaatcaagagatcataaattccaaaacatagggggagtatgGAATGAGTGAATGTTCTATCTTGTATATATTCAatcttgtatcttgatttcaggaattaaattgtcatcatcaaaaagggggagattgtagaagcaaagactttgatgttttaatgatgctaaaggatcatgcgcttctcaagtttaattcaagaggaTCATACGCTTCTCAAGgttaattcaagacaagaatccaagaaattcaagatatatgatcaagataaTCTCTAGAgacttaggaagggaattccaagttgaaacaacaagaggtttggccaaagaatatgagttaaaatgtttttacaagagatttactctctggtaatcgattaccagaggatgtaatcgattaccagtggccaaaatacttactgaaatgcttttaaaatgtttttagatgtttttgaaaacatgtaatcgattacataaggattgtaatcgattaccaacagttaaaactatttataacagctattggaaatttgaattcaaattttacacccagtaatcgattacacatggatggtaatcgattaccagtagttattgaacattttataacagttagaattcaaattttaagccagtaatcgattacacaagtcttgtaatcgattaccagaggagattttcagaaaataatttccaagagtaaCATttgttcaaatggtttttgaatggctatcaaaggtttatttatatgtgacttggaacacgaatttgcttagagtttttctgaacaaaaagtcttatcctctcaaaaccaaaattgtcttatcctctaaaacattccttggccaaaacacttgcaacttaataaggaattatttgagtgctccattgttcaatctatctctttcaagagagatttcttcttctgttCTTCTTAcatctgaaaagggattaagaaaccgagggtctcttgttgtaaagcaatttgaacacaaaggaagggttgtccttgtgtagttaagaacttgtaaagggttttttacaagatagtgaagctctcaagcgggttgcttggggactggacgtaggcacaagggtgtggccgaaccagtataaaaatgattttgcactttctcttctcttaaactcttttatttattgttgctttaCATTTACATTCAGATTGGTTATTTTGAATCATCTTTTAGAAATCTATCTTTAAAGGGAACTTGGAACTTGGGTTAAAATcaagtagaatttttaattaggggatagtttgtgatatcttaattcaacccccattcttaatatatctgaggccacttgtctaacattgTTTGATTcagtcacttgacaattttggatgaCGGCAATGGAACCGTTTGACACTTAATCAATCAACTAAAATAAGGGTCCTAGGGTTTTAACCCCTTTTTGTTCAAAACATCGATTACTCTACACAACAAGAGAAATATAAGGTCTTGGGACCAATTGCAtgcaccattgaaggatggcaatggatcgTTGCACTTTGGTATATGATCAAGTAAAACTTTTTtgatttaaggtcatagagtgGTGCCATGAGTCTGTTGATCTCGCTGGGAGTTTGCGACATGGGCTGATCACGAAAGAATTTATATGACGAAGCTACCCCTTGGAttcaaaaaaaatcccaaagagcTTGCATAAGAGACTAACGTTAGATGTAACCTACTATCACTATTGGATTCAGGCATTTTCAGTGAGTTCCTGGTTGAATGagatttcttctcaaatgtgcaagtgtgaaCCTCAAgggtttctctttttttttttatagataaatatatatttttctttaacaatcacaagcgtgCGTGGGTTTCAtcccaaaatcccaacttaaaagcaaattagtcattccttgatccagatgggctttattgggcttgtaacgtggttaGGGGCAAGAGGGCTTTTGAAAGAAAAGGATTAGacaggctcaaagagtgtttgggGGTCATATTGAGTAAGGACCTTAAGAGCGTCTTGCTTGTACCTTTTGTTCACCCAACTTTTAagttgggctctactccttttgttttgtacattaatctttcattgcacttttgtgcctttcttgCAGAATTTGGAGATTTTtgtctctccctttttttcttttttttttcactcgcctttggcggatttattttcttttttgctgttgcccaacttcatgcatgtgtacTTTGCATTGCTCTTTCTGCTGGTTTAGCAGTGGTTCCCACTCAgggtttctattttgcttttgctattttgtctttgttgttgtttttagaaaacaacatGCTTTGGCTTGGAGGGGGTAGCAAAAGGTAGACTAGTGTTTGGGATATTGAAACATggtcatgtgtcatttcaaatcttgactagatcctttttatagtttggattttgggacaaaaccttaaCAACATGCcactgattgtttttttttctttttatttcttttattaccctaatttttgcttaggctGCCCTTTCGGGTTTTTAATAACCTACTGGTCTAGGTAGTCTTGCAAATAGGCTGGTTTCCATGGCAGAGCATCTTCTTCCTAACACCCTACCAGACATAGGGAGAAGTCGAGTTTTGCTTTTGTTGGTGGTTCAAAGTTTATCTCCAAGCCAGTGGGGAGAAGTCAAATTGTCGATATTGGGTGTCTCCATAGAAAGGTTAAAGTCTGGGGAGGAAGTGTAGGGAATAGGAAAAAACACTCAGAAACAAGTAAAGCTCAAATCACACGAGGTTAGGACAAAAGCTCTCCAGAGGAGAGAAAACATCTCAcaggaagagaaaataaaattcttataaGAATCAAGTATACATTATtaccataatatatatatatatatatatatatatatatatatatatatatatatatatatatatatatatatatataacaattatatataaaaataactgcatcaatataataacataattttgtataatttaataaaaattatattcttttttataatttccataatttgtaaaaaagtaaattaaaatttatttttttaaaaaaaatcatatgtaatTTTAgcaaaacaataatattattatttgaacccaatttaaattatattctataaataaattacactCTCACCTTAGAGCTATTACACGTAATACCATTCTTTATAAACACACTACACTacgtcaaaaaaatatatacactaacatccctaaaaaaattattgtaatggttaaaagaataaaaagtgtctatataataaaatttactttatttatttattttgtactatcttattgtgtttattttattttattctcatattttatcatatcttgACATGCAAATGAATCCTAAAAGATAGAAAAAGACCCCAAAGGGTCTATAGTTTCAGTGTAGGACTGTCAGTATTGCTGTAAATATTTTGtcctgtttttagtttttacggataaataaataaaaaagaaagaaaaagaaaaaaaaaaaacatatgactCCAAAGTTGATGGAGAACTGGGCCTAGTAATAGTGCAAAGTACAAGTGTGTTGAGCCcagacaagttttttttttttgtgtgtgtgggaTATGACTTGTTTCGTCTCTTTCTTCCACCGGTGACTCTAAACTACGCGCACGTTCCTCCGGCCAAGGCAAATCGGAAAATGGGTGTGGACTATTACAAACTTCTTCAGGTGGATCGTAATGCCAGTGATGAGGATCTCAAGAAAGCCTATCGCAAGCTTGCTATGAAGTGGCACCCTGATAAGAACCCTAACAACAAAAGAGACGCTGAAGCCAAATTCAAGCAAATCTCAGAAGCCTATGATGTATGTTTCCTCTCACTCATCAGTTTGTCTCAATGTAATGCCAATTGGGTTGTGGGAAAAAGTTAAAACTTTTATCAaagttttcattctttttttggtttgttaCTTGCAATTAGAATATTTAGGTGTTGAATttcgttttttttaattgtgatttggaGAATTGGAATTGTGGGTTTTATATCAATATTTATTCCATCTAATCTCAGTGTATTGCCAATTGGGTTGTGGAAACAAGCGGATGGGTTTATCaaagtttacatttttttcaattctttcttaaaatttgatcatttgggtgtccaattttgtttttttttttatatgttttgttGTGATTTAGATCATTGGAATCATGGGTTTTATTGGTGATTTGATTTGTGAATAGGTTTTGAGTGATCCGCAAAAGAGGGGTGTGTATGATCAGTATGGTGAGGAGGGACTGAAAGGGCAGGTGCCACCCCCAGGTGCTGGTGGTTTTTCCGGTGGCAGTGATGGCGGACCGACGATGTTCCGGTTCAACCCGAGAAGTGCAGATGATATATTCTCGGAGTTTTTTGGGTTTTCAAGTCCCTATGGAATGGGGGATATGGGTGGCCGTGCTGGCCCATCTGGCTATCCCAGATTTGCGGATGACCTTTTTGCTTCTTTTAGTAGGAGTGCGGCTGGAGAAGGCTCCAGCAATGTGCCAAGGAAAGGTGCGCCGATTGAGAAAACATTGCAATGCAGTTTGGAGGATTTGTACAAAGGGACtaccaaaaaaatgaagatttcCAGGGATGTGATTGATTCCAGTGGGTGAGCTATCTAGTTTAACttgtcttcttccttttcttattttcatgAAGAACATATAAAGTTGCTTGTTGTAAATGAGATTGTTGTTGGATGGATTTGACTTACTAAATTCCAATTCAGGTTTGATgatttgctatatatatattttgagtttGATACTGATGATTTTGGtagatttgaaattgaaatatatgtTTACAGTTTTGTAGGCTCTAAGTAATCATCTTTTCACTATATGCTCAGAGTTTGATttgtttcctttcatttttcatacaaAAATCCTTTTGTGGCTTCTAACAGatatagattattattattattattactatgatatttatcattttctatTCAGTAGGCAGAATTGTTGCCAAATATGTAAGTGCTGTgtatttatcttattaattttttaattgatcatGTGCATCATATAACTTCCTGCCTTTGTTAGTATGTAATATTAGGTATGTTCATCAGCACAAAAGTAATGTCCGTTGTGTTCCATTAATGCAAAATTTGAGGAGATATGATTGTCTTTAGAAGTGTTGTTGAATAGCCGCCATGGCGGAATGGCGTGGTGGATTTGTTGCCAACTGtcataggcaatttgtgaagggaggCTTGCCATGGCGGCACCATAAGGTGTAATGGCTGCTTTATATGGCAGAATTTCGGTCTTTTGCCATGTTCCGCCATCTGCCATAGATAACACTGATCCTTAGTTAAAAGACTCATATTTGTGCTGTCTTAGTCTAGAGTGACCTGTTAACTCTATGGAGTTTATACTACTTTGTGTAGTTGTTTCAGTACCCAAAAATATTGAGGTGAATAaatcttcaaataaaataaggaCGTTAAATATGGAGGTTAACGTGCCTGAAAAGCTGGGATATGGATAAATGATTTGTTTATTGGCATTGAAGATATAAAACGGAATTTAGCCATGTATAAATATTCAGTTTAAGCCCATTCTTAGTAAAAGAAGAGGCCATTTATGAATTGTTGGCGGTGGGTATATTGATGGCCATATGCCATTATTGATAGGACAAAACTCAGGTACAAAACACTACTACAGGTATTGGAGGTGTTATTCTCCAATCAAAATCGGCGTTTTATCTCATCAGAAATCGCTACTGATTTTAGTTACCAAGATGAAAGCTTTGATTGGTGAGataaaacatcaattttgaTTGGAGAACAATACCAACAATAAACTATTGTATCTAAGTTTTCTCCTTATTGATAATGA is a genomic window of Glycine max cultivar Williams 82 unplaced genomic scaffold, Glycine_max_v4.0 scaffold_78, whole genome shotgun sequence containing:
- the LOC100777607 gene encoding dnaJ homolog subfamily B member 1, with translation MGVDYYKLLQVDRNASDEDLKKAYRKLAMKWHPDKNPNNKRDAEAKFKQISEAYDVLSDPQKRGVYDQYGEEGLKGQVPPPGAGGFSGGSDGGPTMFRFNPRSADDIFSEFFGFSSPYGMGDMGGRAGPSGYPRFADDLFASFSRSAAGEGSSNVPRKGAPIEKTLQCSLEDLYKGTTKKMKISRDVIDSSGRPTTVEEILTIEIKPGWKKGTKITFPEKGNEQRGVIPSDLVFIIDEKPHGVFKRDGNDLVITQKISLVEALTGYTAQLTTLDGRNLTVSTNSIISPTYEEVIKGEGMPIPKEPSKKGNLRIKFNIKFPSRLTSEQKTGIKRLLTS